One window of the Etheostoma spectabile isolate EspeVRDwgs_2016 chromosome 16, UIUC_Espe_1.0, whole genome shotgun sequence genome contains the following:
- the LOC116704668 gene encoding PML-RARA-regulated adapter molecule 1, protein MENSKVKQNKKGKNKGEKTVIQPEVTHQTNLTKESETLKGGQLQQAATSMDAPQPAAKPEVAPLQDGAAPKGLVQQAATPKDLPQKVDPASPKDLPQKVDPASPKDLPQKVDPASPKDLPQKVDPASPIDLPQLGAEPSSIGGHDKILQTQHSKVQPDTVIAMQRNFVWRQKKIAEGMSVEDTVKKYVFLKTPRAVGEEGSDPLHSGR, encoded by the exons ATGGAAAACTCCAAAgttaaacaaaataagaaagGTAAAAATAAAGGGGAGAAAACTGTCATCCAGCCGGAGGTAACCCACCAAACCAATCTCACTAAAGAGAGTGAGACATTGAAAGGGGGCCAACTACAACAGGCTGCTACATCCATGGATGCTCCACAACCAGCTGCTAAACCCGAGGTTGCTCCACTGCAAGATGGTGCTGCACCCAAAGGTTTGGTCCAGCAGGCTGCTACACCAAAAGACCTTCCACAGAAGGTAGATCCAGCTTCACCTAAAGATCTTCCACAGAAGGTAGATCCAGCTTCACCTAAAGATCTTCCACAGAAGGTAGATCCAGCTTCACCTAAAGATCTTCCACAGAAGGTAGATCCAGCTTCACCTATAGATCTTCCACAGCTTGGGGCAGAGCCATCTTCAATTGGTGGTCATGATAAGATTctacaaacacaacacagcaagGTGCAGCCAGACACTGTGATTGCAATGCAGAGAAACTTTGTGTGGAGGCAAAAGAAAATCGCAGAAGGAATGAGTGTTGAggacactgtgaagaaatatgtTTTCTTAAAGACACCCAGGG CTGTTGGAGAAGAGGGGTCGGATCCACTCCACAGCGGCCGTTAG
- the LOC116704719 gene encoding uncharacterized protein LOC116704719: MEDTRGITNKVAPQQTVATPENTPSGAAQQVYEASEMIRGPVQRKTLWKAPTPYRTLRDASPKVSGQVGGPQQAAATPECVSPPSGAAQQAGEASELSRGPVQRKTLWKPTQPHRAPKHEGLARIWAGKVEADCYKRGPVQRKILWTPTPPSPQEHSGRVSDYGKPRWTAPQFSLLANAISSEAKASGDEASDFKSCLMQQKDICTAPHTTEACEEVEASSQHAMTVDPELQPLQLSSHEKEEITTLKEKNEALRSSLQQASFKKEESIKLKEENKALTAEVEQLKEKLKVNNVLHDEVNQKNVKKISDLEVQLLFKTASEDNTRHEKEQMEEALQRQKESQRKQKSTWRAREENQRDPPQTIPKTVLTKKTDTLQGGKPQQAPTSTDAPQPAAIPEVAPPQASAAPKGSVQQAATPKDLPQKATPNPLKVVRWKDLQKGKIPKKVAPQQRSYPEKHLRAARRVFDPEDQRPCPRKTLLENPNTPRTLEMFTEGFLDRQKDICTAPHTTEACEEVEASSQHAMTVDPELQPLQLSSHEKEEITTLKEKNEALRSSLQQASFKKEESIKLKEENKALTAEVEQLKEKLKVNNVLHDEVNQKNVKKISDLEVQLLFKTASEDNTRHEKEQMEEALQRQKESQKETEVYLAEQREENHALMVKLAQALSNLESQQLQWQEERTRLLQSLSDIQDTLQETTCSGVKEETDDQGEATLSQPKGNAKPKKPSLWRRFLRLFK, translated from the exons ATGGAGGATACAAGAGGAATTACCAACAAGGTGGCTCCACAGCAGACTGTAGCTACACCCGAGAATACACCTTCAGGTGCTGCTCAGCAGGTTTATGAGGCCTCTGAAATGATCAGAGGCCCTGTCCAGAGAAAGACGCTTTGGAAAGCCCCAACACCCTACCGTACTCTTAGAGATGCTTCACCGAAGGTTTCTGGACAGGTTGGTGGTCCACAGCAGGCTGCAGCTACACCTGAGTGTGTATCACCACCTTCAGGTGCAGCACAGCAGGCTGGTGAGGCCAGCGAACTGTCAAGGGGCCCTGTCCAGAGAAAGACTCTTTGGAAACCAACGCAACCTCACAGAGCGCCTAAGCATGAAGGCTTGGCTAGGATTTGGGCTGGTAAGGTTGAAGCCGATTGTTATAAACGGGGCCCGGTTCAACGGAAAATACTCTGGACACCAACACCACCCTCTCCACAAGAACACTCCGGGAGGGTCAGTGACTATGGGAAACCTCGCTGGACAGCACCACAGTTCAGCCTACTGGCAAACGCAATTTCAAGTGAAGCTAAGGCGAGTGGGGATGAAGCCAGTGATTTTAAAAGCTGTCTTATGCAGCAGAAAGATATCTGCACAGCGCCGCACACCACTGAGGCCTGTGAAGAGGTGGAGGCTTCCTCCCAGCACGCCATGACTGTCGACCCGGAGCTCCAGCCTCTGCAGCTCAGCAGCCATGAGAAGGAGGAGATCACCACACTGAAGGAGAAGAACGAAGCTTTAAGATCTTCCCTCCAGCAGGCGAGCTTCAAAAAGGAGGAGAGCATTAAGCTAAAGGAGGAGAACAAAGCTTTGACAGCTGAAGTGGAGCAGCTCAAAGAAAAGCTGAAAGTAAATAACGTTCTTCATGATGAAGTCAATCAGAAGAACGTTAAAAAGATCAGTGATCTGGAGGTCCAGCTTCTGTTTAAGACGGCCTCTGAAGACAACACTCGCCATGAGAAGGAGCAGATGGAGGAGGCTCTTCAGAGGCAAAAGGAAAGCCAGAGGAAACAGAAGTCTACCTGGCGAGCGAGAGAGGAGAACCAGCGGGAT CCTCCACAGACGATACCCAAAACCGTTCTCACTAAAAAGACTGACACACTGCAAGGGGGAAAACCACAACAGGCTCCTACATCCACGGATGCTCCACAGCCAGCTGCTATACCCGAGGTTGCTCCACCGCAAGCTAGTGCTGCACCCAAAGGTTCGGTCCAGCAGGCTGCTACACCTAAAGACCTTCCACAGAAA GCTACACCAAACCCTTTGAAGGTTGTTAGATGGAAGGATCTACAAAAGGGGAAAATTCCCAAAAAGGTGGCTCCACAGCAGCGTAGCTACCCCGAGAAACACCTTAGGGCTGCCCGCAGGGTTTTTGACCCCGAAGATCAGAGGCCCTGTCCGAGAAAGACGCTTTTGGAAAACCCCAACACCCCACGTACTTTAGAGATGTTCACCGAAGGGTTTTTGGACCG GCAGAAAGATATCTGCACAGCGCCGCACACCACTGAGGCCTGTGAAGAGGTGGAGGCTTCCTCCCAGCACGCCATGACTGTCGACCCGGAGCTCCAGCCTCTGCAGCTCAGCAGCCATGAGAAGGAGGAGATCACCACACTGAAGGAGAAGAACGAAGCTTTAAGATCTTCCCTCCAGCAGGCGAGCTTCAAAAAGGAGGAGAGCATTAAGCTAAAGGAGGAGAACAAAGCTTTGACAGCTGAAGTGGAGCAGCTCAAAGAAAAGCTGAAAGTAAATAACGTTCTTCATGATGAAGTCAATCAGAAGAACGTTAAAAAGATCAGTGATCTGGAGGTCCAGCTTCTGTTTAAGACGGCCTCTGAAGACAACACTCGCCATGAGAAGGAGCAGATGGAGGAGGCTCTTCAGAGGCAAAAGGAAAGCCAGAAGGAAACAGAAGTCTACCTGGCcgagcagagagaggagaacCACGCGCTGATGGTTAAACTGGCCCAGGCGCTTAGCAACCTGGAGAGTCAACAGCTGCAGTGGCAGGAGGAGAGAACCCGTCTCCTCCAGTCGCTCAGCGACATCCAAGACACCCTGCAGGAGACAACATGCAGCGGTGTGAAAGAGGAGACTGACGACCAAGGGGAGGCAACACTAAGCCAACCAAAAGGCAACGCTAAGCCGAAAAAACCTTCTCTCTGGAGAAGATTCCTCCGGCTGTTCAAATAA